In Acanthopagrus latus isolate v.2019 chromosome 23, fAcaLat1.1, whole genome shotgun sequence, the genomic window ctgtgtgtttgtgagctgtATTTCAAATTTGCGCCAGCAGAAGTTTGCACTTCTTCCAGAAAGACAAGTGAAGTGCAGGTCATCATCTCACATGTCTGACAGTGAGAAGAGGAGGGGCAGGATGACAAAGGTGTGGAGGTGTGGCTTGATGACTTTGAGAGGCTATTGGGTGTCATTTGACCATGGAAGGGAAAAACAGTGATGGAGAATTTGATATCTTAAAGGGAAAGGGActtcagttttgcattttgattacATGCATTTACTCAGTGAAAAAGCACAGCAGGTGGCCCTTACTTAAAACTAATCTGTGTACAAACAGGATGTAAAGTCATTCTAAAATATCAGGATTCCAAACAAGCTCTCCTCCGGCGTTTCAATATCGGATCAAATCCTCCCTGATTGGAGTCGCCTCTGGCCTGTGTTGGCTAAAGCCACACTGTTgacatttagcatttattttGGCAAGGTGACCTGAAGGTTGTTTGGGACTTGTTGAGAAGCATCAGCTGAGGTAGGATAGGGCACCAATTTGGCGAGCAGCAACGATGCCCCTCTATTCCCCCTCCAtactcgcaaacacacacacacacacacacacacacacacacacacacacaccgtcacaaTCACCCCACCAAGGTTTGGGGTAGTGCCAGGTTACCATCCCCTCATCCCAGAAGGGATGAGGCACATTAGTGAATGTGCGGCATCACGGCTCCCTAGCCACAGCTGCCACACTACTGGTGACCCCAGGGATGACCCCGCAACCCCCAAAACACTCCCTCAGTTGTGTCTGCGGAGGAGATGTAGGGGTGATCCAGGCCCAAGGACATGATGAGCTTCTATCAGCTATTTCTCATCCTCCAGGTCCCTGTTCCCTCAGTCCGGTGGGTGTCTTTGTGCCAAGTTGGACTTGGTGGTCATAGAGCTAATTTCTCCCACATTAACTCCACTAATGTCTGTAAATAGAGAGATCTCAGATCTGGGATGGACACAATGCCGCAAAGCAAACACAGTGAAGGAACCAGGATGCTGGTGACGGGGAATTCTTGCATCTATGATGCTGATGTGCCAGCATGCCTCCTCCTAAATATTGGGCACTGCTGCCAGCCCCTACCAGCACCAATTCCCTGTCATCTACAGCTAcaccccccttcctcctcaTTTTTCATACATCCCTTGTGAGCCTGCACACCTGggtctcactcactctctctctctgccttacCCTTCCGCTTAttgtctctttccctctgtctctctgatgcTCGCCCCTGCAGGCTCCCCTCGCTCAGCACTGAATGCtggaaacaccagcagcagctctggcaAACCTCACACATTCGGACACAGCAACCAGTAAGCATTCGATCTTCTCACCTAACCACATGAGCaccagtccacacacacacacacacacacacacacacacacattgtaatAATATACCTTTTAATCTGACTCATTTGCAGCTTTGGCAAGTGGGTCATCTGCACCCAGTTTGTGCCCACAagagtcagaaaaaaatcacaattggTTTTGGTTGTTGTTCCTCTGCATACATGGAAGCATAATTTGATCCAAttaggtaaataaataaacaatatgcCTTCTGTTCCACCGCCTTAATGCACTTATAAGGCATCCCCATCCCCCTACATCAACCCTGCTTATGAACCAGAGATGTGATGGAGGATAAACCTGACAACTAAACCCTGTGTGCCCACTTTTTATTTGCTGAAGAGTTAATTGGTGTAATGTTATAGAAGGATCCCCACAGTATCACTGTGCTTTCTCCTTAAATTGATGACTTGAACATGAGAACAGAGGCTTTAAGAGAGGGTAATTGATTAATTGCTTGTGATGATATGATTTTAAAGAACTTCTCTGCCTTCACTGTCTTGTCCATGTAGGCATATAACACTGCAGTCCACATTACAGGGACTCAAGGAGTCCTCAAGGAGTAACACTCAACATATATGTTGACCTCAATATGCTTTACTGTGTATTTACCGCCTAGAATGTCCACCAAATCTTCCTCGTGGTGACTGCTGGGATGTCTGCGCAGCTCTCCTCTAAATTGCATTAATCACTGACGTGCGAGTTTGGCAGGTGAACGACAAAAATTCACAggtctgattaaaaaaagatatccTACATCCcttgaagcagcagcacaggtcAACAATGATGAGTTTTGTTGTTCcaccattttattttctccctctctcttctgtttttcctccttttttttcctggctgTGTGAGCTCTAGCGCGGTGACAGATGGCGgggccctcctcctcctcctcctccaccaccaccaccacctcctcctacctcctcctccttctctctctctctctctccttctctctcgctctctctctctgtctctctccccccgcGGGCAAATCTCTCCGAATGCGGGCGCATGTCAATCACCGGGCTCTCATGTGATGGCTCTTGCCGGTGACGTGCCAGCCATATGGGCGCTGGCATCACAGCCTTAGCTGGTATGTAACCCCGTCCCCGGTAGCTCACGGTTGCCACACGCgcgctcactcactcactcactcactcactcactctctctctctctctctctctctctcttacacacacacacacacacacacacacacacacacacacacacacacacacacacacacacacataagcatatacgcacacacatgcatacatgctcGCTTACTCACTCGCGTATACACAGACACGCCAAGACGCACGTCCGTTCACAGGCTCCGGTTATTCGGAGAGCGCGCATTTGGAGAGAAGAGGCACCCCTCAACAACCCAGCAGTGAGAAAGAGAGCTGCCTGCGCCGACACGCTGACAGGGAGCGTTGGTTCGCTCACTCGTGCGGTCCCTGAAGATGGTCTGAAACTCAAGCgcgtgtttctctctcttttttttttttcttttttgttgcctCCCATCCCCTGCAAGGAGCTCGAGGTAAGTTggaacataaacaacaacactagcgagaggagaaaaacacacacacacacacacacgcgcgcgcacatcCTGGATGCTGAAGTGCCTTATCCAAAATGGAGGAGAAATTAATCAGATAAAAAGATGaatagatgtgttttgtttttgtttttttagtgcaAGGTGTTTTATACAGTTCTCGTGTGGCGACAAGTGCCAGTTTAAGTGCCAGCGATTTTACAGAGTGTTTTACAGAGTAATACGTTTATTATCTCCTGGCATGGATCCATATGGAAGTCTGATGTGTAGCTTTTTCGTTGGTGTCTTCGAGGCTTTGAAATCCATcctaataacaacaacaacgaaaAGATGTCACAAATGGACACGCAGGGCTCGTTTTAGTAGGTTTCCGTCTGGGCGCGCTCGCACAAATACCTCGTCACTCCCCCGCGCTCCCTCTGCGTGCCCTTCAACTTCTGACATCCAAATCTACCTGGATTATAACAGCTAAATCCAAACGCCCCGCTCGAGTCAAAAAGGCAAGCGTCCCCGCTCCTCCCAGGATCATTTACAAGAAGCAGTCCCGAGGATCCATCGGAGcagccccccctcctcttcctcctcacagcgGCGCTGTAAATAGATCATATCGGACGCTGATTTGATTTAGAGATTCCTGCGTCTGGACCCTGAACCAGAGAAACAAAAGGCAACGCGGTGTGAGACTTTTTCTCTGGAAGATTTCGATATCGGGGCCCATGAGAAGAGGACGCTCCTCGAGCTTAATGGGAGATTTATTGATGCATTTGTCGATGATTTTCCACGTTCAATCTCGGAGCAAATGAAAGGGTGGGACAGCGCCATTGACTGTGACAGGCAGCGTGCAGCGTGATTTATCTCTGTTTGTCTAGTTTTATCTTCAACAATCTATCTCGACACAACGTTGTCTCAGGCACAGGCGTCGTTGTTGTTACAGtagggggaggtgggggggactTTTTTTGCTAGATTGGATAAATGTGTTTggcgagtttttttttttttttatatttaacgAGGGCTAAAAGGATACAAGCGATTTCCATCTGTGAAGGGGGAAAAAGTGCTTTGAAATCACGCACTCGTGCATACTGAATTATGTGTGAAATCTATTTCGTGTAAGCTGCATGGTCTGTTAATTAAacgttgttgtgttttttctcctctaatTGAGCAAACCTCCTGAGCCTGAGATTTAAAAACTAGATTTTGCCCCTGGCACACCCCCCGAGATAATTAACCAACCATCACAGCCTACCTTAGCAGTCGATCTGCTGCCGCACTATAATAATAGATGGGAAGAGACGCATGTGAGGGTTAGGGAGGAAGTTATTAAAGCTGCCAAACATCACCACGTCTCTCTGAAGCCTCTTTTTGTCTGGGATGGGACAGCATTTACTAATCAAGTGGTAGGCTCTTCAATTTACTTCTATTTCAGGTTTATTaatatcagtgttttctttctatCTAATTGTTTACAGTTAATTTGTTCGTTTGCTGTTCTTGATAGATTAAATTTCAGGCATTTTTAGAACAtctcacagacattttttagcacgtttttattgttattactattattatttattttcagtttaaataacatcagtaaatgtttggtttttttgtctcatttttgaggttttattttttccttatCTAGtcttttcttcttgtgttgCTCACAGGCCATGCTATTTAAAGAGCCTTTTTTTACAGCTCCAGTCAGAACACGTCTGTAAGCCTTAATTTGATAATCAGCGTGACTTTAAACGGAGCTACAGCCgatcaattaaataaaaatcccTTTCGCCCCCTCTGAGGAGAGGTGTATGGTGCGGATGAATAGTGCTGGAATGCAGCCAGGAGTGTGTATATGGGCGTCAGGAGGAGTGAAAGTGGGGGCCCCCAAGGGACCTGTAATGTGGCCCCTGCCGCTGGGACCCGCTGCGAGAGGACGCGACAGGGCACACGGATGACAGCAGGGAATTAAATGGGGATCCGCCTGGCTGTAACCCAGCGCAAAAAGCTTCGAGAGCGGATTTCTCTCGTTTTTTATTTCACCACAAATTTACACGATTTGCCCTTTAGGTAAAATAAGAACTCGGGTGTGATTTTAACAAAATACTTACAGTTTAGGTAATCAGTTTTAGTAGCCTTAAACCTTAGAAATAATTCACCTTAACTATTCGTGCGTAATAGTGCGTTTTTCTGCTGGAAATCATTATTTCCTTGTTGCACATCCACATCGATGCTGTGCGTGTTTGTGCTCGTCAGACCTCATTTTCgatttccttctttcctttccagAGCCACAATGTTGACGAGGCTTTTCAGTGACCCCTCACTGCTCCCCGAGGTGCAGAAATACTCTGGCTGGGCGGAGGACAGCGATGGCGACTCCACCAAGATCAAAGACGACGACCAGGACACTCAGGACGACATGGATGGATCTGAACTGAGAGATGACAGCCGGACGCAATCCGAGCATGCTGGGGAAGACGACGAGGACGACGGGttggatgaagaggaagacggagaggaTACAGGAGGAGACAGGCCCAAGAAAAGGGGCCCCAAGAAGCGCAAAATGACCCCGGCCCGGATCGAGCGCTCCAAGTTGCGGCGGACAAAGGCCAACGCACGGGAACGGACCCGCATGCACGACCTGAACTCTGCTCTCGACAATCTGCGTAAAGTGGTGCCCTGCTACTCCAAAACGCAAAAACTGTCCAAAATCGAGACGCTGCGGTTGGCCAAAAACTATATCTGGGCCCTGTCGGAGATATTACGCTCTGGAAAAAGGCCCGACCTCGTGTCCTACGTCCAGACGCTGTGCAAAGGACTGTCCCAGCCTACGACCAACCTGGTGGCGGGTTGCCTGCAGCTTAACTCCCGTAACTTCCTCACCGAGCAGCAGTGTCCGGACGGGGGGAGGTACGGGTCCGGCTCCTTCTCCATGCATTCCTACCCCTACCAGTGTGCGCGTCTCTCCAGCCCTCACTGCCAGCCGGGTTCGAACTCGCATCCGTTGAGGACGCACGGCTACTGCTCGACTTACGATTCTCTGTACGGCGGAAGCGGGTCCCCTGAGTACAACAGCCCCGAGTACGAGGGGCCCCTCAGCCCGCCCATTTGCATCAACGGCAACTTTTCCCTGAAGCACCAAGACTCCGCGTCCCCCGAAAACGAGAAGGGGTACCACTACTCTATGCATTACTCCGGCCTGCCTGGCTCAAGATCCACCGGGGCCCACAACCTGGTGTTTGGCTCCTCGGGGTCCCGGAGCGGCATTCACTCTGAAAACGTCCTGCCTTACCACGACATGCACTTACACCACGAACGGGCCCCCGTGTACGATGAACTGAACGCGTTTTTTCACAATTAAACTGAGAAACCGATCGTGtaccgccccccccccccccccccccttgcaATCAACAATCTATCCACGGCACACTTTTTGACGAGCTTGCCTGCCAGGACTTAGGCTTTCTGGAGAGATGTTTCACTCATTGTCATTAGTGTTTCCTTTAATTTAGTCCGTCTTCTTCTTTTGGTTTTGCTATAGTCAGGGATGTAGTGGAGGGTAAGCCACCTAAGCCACAATCTTATGTCGAGCAATGAGGCtgttaaagctgaaataaatggaaatcCGATGAAACAATTCATATCATGATGTGTGATGATGAGGGAACTTCAAAATATATTAACGTTTTTCAAAGTGTGATTCGTGTTTGTATCGGTGGTTGTTCGCATCCTGATGACTGTTTACCCACTTATATATTTACCACTACATCACTGGCTACAGCCACGCCTCGACGTTGGtcggtgatttttttttctaatatgaaattggaaaacaaatcaatgaacAAGCTGATGCAAATCACACTTGACGCGCGAGATTTTCTTGGCGGGGAGGTTGTGTATTGTGGAAATGACGAAATCGTGAAGGAACCGATGAAAATGTGCACGTTGGGTCGTTTTAGAAGGAAAAATCTGTTCTCCAGCAAATCAATCGTTTCGCATCTATGCAAAACCTAACGAGACCACAGAGGGAGGCGACGAGGCCTGGAAAGACACTGTCTGTTTCATCagcactgttgctgctgcacgCACGGGTGCGCGCAGCCtcacgtgcacgcacacacgcacacacacacatacacacatacatacacacacactttggagTTAACACCCAACTAATCTGATAGTGGCTGAGCTGCCCAGAATGGTTTAACTtccaataaaaaatatatatatatcaaaatagaatgaaatcagacatttttcacattgttttttactcttatttatttatttatttatttatttatttatttaattgttcaTATTGCCTTTTATTCTTCTGACTGAGCCTTTgcactgtattttgttttcaaattaaattttgGTTTTAACATTTAACGTTTTGATTTGCAAAgctatgtttattattattattattattattattattattattattattattattattattattattattattactgctgcacgtatttattgtgttgtttttgtaattaatGTTAATAGTCTGTGGAAATGAAGGGATCCCATGTGTTGCTGAGcattttttcataaaattcAAGTCTTTCAACTTTGTATTCAACCAACTGTGtggtaaaataaaatgaataaatgagatTGTGCAACTCGATTTTGTTTCATACTAATCTATCGTCCTTGAACTACAACATGCAGTAGATGTTGTACATGTTGTACGTAGTAACACTCGGTGGAATTCGTTTATTTATCAGATCTGAATAGCATTTGTGTTTGAAGGATATTGGgaataattaaaatatgaaGCTTCGGGCTTTTAGGGAAGCATTAACAGGCACCAGGCTTTTTTTATTGGACAGTGTGAGGGATGATCATGCCTTGTGCCACAACCTGCAGGAGTTCCTCACAGAGCCTCGGGGCCTTTCTACAAACTGggacaggagggagagggcaGTGTTCCTCCCGATGAAGTAAACTGGTGCCAATGCGTCAAATTTGCTTGGCAGAGACTCCAAATTTATAAAACAGTCTTTAAAGATGTATGAAAATGATATAAATTGCGGGATTAAAACAGAATATGGTGTACATTTCGATCCAGTGACTGGAGAATACAGGCTGGTCATAGTGTGGACACCCCGAgtaaacaaatgcaaactgaTGCTCCCCGCGCAACGTTCAAGGTCACCAGGATGATAAAGGAGGTCTGCTTCAGATTCTCTTGACCATTTGGACAAGATGTGGGGAGGAAATTCgtttcagcaccacggagagCTCCTCCAGGAGAGATGGGATTTCAGGCGGTTTGAGCTTTTAAATctggaaaaatcaaaatgatccAAACATAATGCAATCCACAATCcacgaggagctggaggacacgTTTTAGGAGTTATTTTTAGATCCTGTCCCAACAGAACACGTTGTATTCACACCAGGTTTCGTCAGTGCGTGAGAAATGAAAGAGTATCGacgactgagagagagagagggcaaatCAAAAGGCATGTAgagacatgaaaataataataataaagaccTTCAGTTTTTTCGATAGCTCAGAGTCTTACATTTTCGATTCCTGCAGATAAGTGCTAATTTAATAGGCCGACTTGTTGAAAAACGAGtgatttctttatctttttaattctttatcttaaataaaaatactgGACTTTGCAGCATTGATAAGACAACACAGCTTTGGCAGCAGTTACAATATCTAaatatttctcttctttttattcCACCTTTCGATGATGCATTAAACATCACATATAAATTATGAAGTCGATCCCCCCCTTTTACACAGTTTCGCCTGCTGTAACTTTAAACACACATCTCATATTTATGTCATACGTTTTAAACAGGGGTTCATCATATGGCGTTATAAATATATGGATTTATTTATCCCGGGCTGTTTGGATCAATTAAACCTgcaaacatcacacatcacactctCACATATTAAAGGGAATGTTAAATACGCTAATATGTTTCCTTAAACATAGAAATATGAAATGTTATTtggaagaagtaaaaaaaaacaaaaaaaaaaacaacgggtgaccacacacacacacacacacacacacacacacacacacacacacacacacacacacacacatagtgcaAGGGGCAGCCGTTGCCACCCCGGCTGGGTTTGGAGCGCTGCCCCGGGACCCATATGTTCCCCAAAATGTCCTGGGTGCTCTCTGctgtaaggacacacacaggctggCTCTGGGTGGCGATGATAATGACCAATATCGATACTAATATCAATATCAGCCTGCAACAGCTGAACTGAAATTAACGTATTAGGGTATCTAAATGTAAAGGATGTAAGCTTCAGCTGTGGGCGTCAGTCAAAGTCGCTTCAATACGAATCTTATCgtttttattaattaaacaaaaaaaaaaataggattataattttaaaaaaaatggttttctgGATGAACTGACCAAACAATttacaaatattatttttctctttcacagcCATCTGTAGCCCACTTCCACCAGCGTGTCACCTGGAATTTTATTTCTATATCGCTGCGGGTTTTAAAGTTTTGCTGGTGAAAGGAAATGTGACAGTCATAATTAGCAAACCGTGACAAAAGTTGACAGAaaacttttgcattttaaatcaatttcggttaaacatttacaacacaATAACCTGCAATATAAGAACATAAGTGGGTGATTTTTAACCGATCCACACATTATTGATCATCGTGTAATGCCACTCAACGCCCTTCAAAAATAATGTGTAAGATGAAGTTGTGTATTTTTCGAAGATATCTTGCATccaaatagaaaagaaaaaatatcttAGAAGTGAGTCTTCACGCAGCACTTGTGGGATTAACGCACAAATATCAGGTAAACTATTTGCGCGTGAAATATTTTAATCATCCTTAACTTCTTCTAAACTTCGGCACAACTGGCAGTGTTCAGTGTTTCgttcggttttttttttttgttttttgttttttgttttttgtttttttttgttttttgttttttgtcctttaGGTTCAATTTAACACAACTACCTTAAATTACATACCACATGTTCTGTTTTGGCAGGTGAGCGCGTTCATTTAGCAGGAGTCCCGGCTGGGAATCAAACCCGCACTTCTGCAGCTCACTGAAGCACtaaagaagcaggaaaaaaaaacacccaaccCAATAGCTTGTGTTACACTTTTGTGTTAGTTTCAGGCCTCGATTTTCTTTTTGGCTTCATcagcaaagaaggaaaaaaaaaagttgcatgtATTTCTGCAAGAGCCAGCCCAAAAGTGAAGCCAGTGGGAGAGGGCATCTATCAAAATactcccctccacacacacacacacacacacacacacacacacacacacctcctcttcctccacagtccggagagagagagagagtgtgtgtgtgtgtgtgtgtgtgtgtgtgtgtgtgtgtgtgtgtgtgttagagaaagagaggctgGCAGGCTGGTGGAGGAGAGCCGTGCCAAGTCCCTTAATGttccccagcagcagcaccaggagcTCCGGAGAGGACAACCCAGTGTGCGCGCCAGTGTGCCAGTTCACCGGGCCAAAGTGGCACTGCTGGGAGGAGTCGATGTTTCTTTCCTAATTTTTGCAGCATCTGTTCATTATCCAGGACGTTTAAAAACGAGAGCGCTCATCCCGAGTAACCCTTCGCCACACgcacagacacgcacgcacaaacacacacaaaaacacacaaacaacagcgaggctttttttggttttgtttttgtgcagagtTGGCCTATGAATATGCATATTTCTCTCTCATGTTATGTTGTACGAGAAGACGGTGGTTGCATCCGGTTCTTACATGTGGTAACCTTGCAAcgaaaaagacacacactgaaggGAAAGAGCCAGAATGTGGATCAAGttttattataattatgttGTTATTAAGGCAGAGTTTCTTTTTAGTTctgaaggaaaaacattcaGGTCAGTAAAAAAGGGGGCAAATTTACTCATTTGACAATCTCTGGTCTTCTGTAAATCATTGATGCAGTGAAAGCCTTTTATTTTTAGTTAGACACTAAGCTACATGGAcacagagagactgtgtgtgtgagaggctgtgacatgtcatcacattttaaaagagtGTGCCATCAAATTAAGACTTTAATTACACGTCAAATCCATATTCCGTAAATGTGAAAATTATTTAATATGTTGTATCTGAGATTTGAGCAAATATGCAGGAATTCACAGGTGGTTGTTGAAAATAATCAGGTGAAGTGAAACTTTTACAgaattatttccattatttatGAATGAATCTTTTATGACCTTCTTTGCAATAATTTATAATTctgcaaaagtgaaaaaataaaaacgtctGATTTGCATTTGCAGCCAGTCTTTGCCAGTCTTcttaacaagaagaaaaaaaaaaacttccagtGACACTCTGTGCTGCACTCAGGATGAAAAAGTGAGTGAATGAATCTCGCTGTTTAAATTATCATGTTCATGCCCACTCTTTTTCTCACTCAACttggtggaggggaaaaaaaaaaatcaagagtgTTTGTCCGACATAACAGTCAATAGTGCGATTATCAAAATGTCACAAGTACTATGGTGTGAATTCCAATTAACGTCTAGCTAAAATAATAACCGAGTCtaatcttttctctctcttttttatgtaaaatgcAGATATCAGATTATAAATATGTGGAGATAAAGACATTAAGGATTCGATGCAGAGGGGAGTGGGAGATATAATCTGATCAGGAGATTGTGACCATTTTGCAATCTGTCGGTgattaaaaagaacaaaccaCGGGGAGAAAACGGACACAGGTTTGATTTAGAAACACACCGATCACACCTGCATTTTATCATTTGTCTCCCCGAGAAGCGGCAGTCGGTGGCTTCACTTGTTAACTTCTCTGACACCGACTAAAACGCTCCACATGTGCACGGAGAGGAAACACAATCGCGCAAGTCTTCGGTCGTCCTCTCTGCCAGACTGTGCGCCAGTGTCCCCCCCGCCTCTCCGCCGCTGCCAGACGAGGGAGCGGGGCCCGTCTCTGGCAGTCCGTTCAGAGGAAATTCCACAACATCTGTTTGTTATCACACAATGGGGCACGGTGCGGCACGGCACGGGCAGTGGGGCAGAAGACTGAGGCAGGAGCTAAACTGAGAGTGGTGCTACCGCTGGAGGTCCTGCCAA contains:
- the LOC119013312 gene encoding neurogenic differentiation factor 2-like isoform X1 gives rise to the protein MKGATMLTRLFSDPSLLPEVQKYSGWAEDSDGDSTKIKDDDQDTQDDMDGSELRDDSRTQSEHAGEDDEDDGLDEEEDGEDTGGDRPKKRGPKKRKMTPARIERSKLRRTKANARERTRMHDLNSALDNLRKVVPCYSKTQKLSKIETLRLAKNYIWALSEILRSGKRPDLVSYVQTLCKGLSQPTTNLVAGCLQLNSRNFLTEQQCPDGGRYGSGSFSMHSYPYQCARLSSPHCQPGSNSHPLRTHGYCSTYDSLYGGSGSPEYNSPEYEGPLSPPICINGNFSLKHQDSASPENEKGYHYSMHYSGLPGSRSTGAHNLVFGSSGSRSGIHSENVLPYHDMHLHHERAPVYDELNAFFHN
- the LOC119013312 gene encoding neurogenic differentiation factor 2-like isoform X2, translating into MLTRLFSDPSLLPEVQKYSGWAEDSDGDSTKIKDDDQDTQDDMDGSELRDDSRTQSEHAGEDDEDDGLDEEEDGEDTGGDRPKKRGPKKRKMTPARIERSKLRRTKANARERTRMHDLNSALDNLRKVVPCYSKTQKLSKIETLRLAKNYIWALSEILRSGKRPDLVSYVQTLCKGLSQPTTNLVAGCLQLNSRNFLTEQQCPDGGRYGSGSFSMHSYPYQCARLSSPHCQPGSNSHPLRTHGYCSTYDSLYGGSGSPEYNSPEYEGPLSPPICINGNFSLKHQDSASPENEKGYHYSMHYSGLPGSRSTGAHNLVFGSSGSRSGIHSENVLPYHDMHLHHERAPVYDELNAFFHN